In Montipora capricornis isolate CH-2021 chromosome 4, ASM3666992v2, whole genome shotgun sequence, a single genomic region encodes these proteins:
- the LOC138046618 gene encoding uncharacterized protein, translating to MNVHLFGAVSSPSCSTFALRRAADDAKNHVHRETADVLNKNFYVDDYLRSEESEKAAVQRIKSVRSACSAEGFKLGKFVSNRREVLATVPQEKRAQDVRTLDLTTDHLPVESALSSVLRLDQSNYYAYFYLK from the coding sequence ATGAACGTACACTTATTTGGAGCCGTTTCATCACCCAGCTGCTCAACCTTTGCACTGAGAAGAGCTGCCGACGATGCCAAGAATCATGTTCACCGAGAAACAGCTGATGTTTTGAATAAGAACTTTTATGTTGACGATTACTTGCGTTCAGAAGAATCAGAGAAAGCTGCAGTCCAGAGAATTAAAAGTGTTCGCTCAGCATGTTCGGCTGAAGGTTTTAAGCTGGGAAAGTTCGTTAGCAACAGACGTGAAGTTCTGGCAACGGTCCCACAGGAAAAACGTGCCCAAGATGTTAGAACCTTGGACCTAACTACCGATCACCTTCCTGTTGAAAGTGCCctctcaagtgtattaaggcttgaccaatctaattattatgcatatttttatttgaagtaa
- the LOC138046616 gene encoding uncharacterized protein, which translates to MDKSLTRRVILSTICSVCNPLGIASPFLLVGKKILQDLCRMKRGWDEEIDEEFGPRWENWRSQLSTLERFTMDRCIKPVDFGTVVSRQLHSCRDACLSGYGQITYLRIENGKGDLHCSFLMGKARLAPVKPTTIPRLELTAATVSVQVGKMIRREQDVPIDSETFWTDSTAVLKYLRDDTVPTQWRYVNSKCNPADDASRALKGCELSTQQRWIRGPDFLRLPESEWPALLPDLEEIPVDDSEVKKVHVHKIHRQRKI; encoded by the coding sequence ATGGACAAATCGCTCACACGAAGAGTCATCTTGTCCACCATATGTTCCGTGTGCAATCCTTTGGGAATAGCATCACCTTTCCTATTGGTTGGGAAGAAGATTTTACAAGATCTCTGTCGCATGAAGCGCGGATGGGATGAAGAAATTGATGAAGAATTCGGCCCACGTTGGGAAAACTGGAGGAGCCAGTTATCAACTTTGGAACGCTTCACTATGGACCGTTGCATCAAGCCTGTCGACTTCGGTACAGTCGTCTCAAGGCAACTACACAGCTGCCGCGATGCCTGCTTATCCGGCTATGGACAAATAACGTACCTAAGAATAGAAAATGGCAAAGGCGATCTTCACTGCTCGTTTCTTATGGGTAAGGCTCGTTTAGCTCCAGTGAAACCTACGACCATACCACGCCTTGAACTCACAGCGGCGACAGTCTCAGTTCAAGTGGGAAAAATGATCAGGAGAGAACAAGATGTGCCAATCGACAGTGAGACCTTTTGGACAGATAGTACAGCTGTACTGAAGTATCTTCGAGACGACACCGTTCCTACTCAGTGGAGATACGTTAACAGCAAGTGTAATCCAGCCGACGACGCGTCACGTGCTTTGAAAGGCTGTGAACTATCTACTCAACAACGCTGGATTAGGGGTCCGGACTTTCTACGATTACCTGAAAGCGAGTGGCCTGCGCTGCTGCCTGACTTGGAAGAAATTCCTGTTGACGACTCTGAGGTCAAGAAGGTCCATGTGCACAAAATTCATCGTCAGCGAAAGATCTGA